The following nucleotide sequence is from Petrotoga olearia DSM 13574.
TAGCGCCCTTTCACCCCGCTCCCCACCCATAAGGAAAAAGTTTTTGATTTACTAGTTTGTTATCTGGGAACATTTGTTTCCTCTTGATAACCGTGAGGAACTATCTCTTCACCATCAAGTTTAAAAACTACCTTTGTCATCGGCTTTGTGGGTATAAATTTTTTCTTATGTATGATTATTTCAGTTCCCGGGTGTACTACTTTTTTTGCGATAATAAATGCAGATTCTCTTGAAGATTGAATTTTATTTTTAATCTCCTCCAGTTTTTCTTTATCTGTTTTTAGCTCTGATATAAGAATTTTATAGGTGTTAAAACATTTCCTGTAGTATTCTATCCTCTTTTCGTCTGCTTTACCTTTTTCTTTTAAAATTTGGATCCCTTTGATTATAGAACTAAGTTTCCTAAGATTTTCAGTATCAAGTGCAATTTTTTGTTCTAATTTGATTAATTCTTCATTTAGATCAGGTAAAACACCCACCTCACAAACAGTTCTGACACCCATTTCGCTTCCCAATATTTCCGCTTCGATGAGGTTGGTAGCTAAGGTATATCCACCTGAAATCTTTCCAGTACCACCTTCAATAATGACGTGTTTACCTGCTTTTATATTAGAATTAACGATGGCTGTTTTAACAATTATGGCTTCTTCTGCTTCAACATTGGCGTTTTCAATGTAATTGCACCTCAAAATTTTTGCCTTTATAGAACTTTTTCCTGCACCTTTTATTCCGAATATATTAGCTTCTCCTTCACAAAATACCGTAGCAGATTCAACCACACCCTTGATCTCTAAATAAGAAGTAGCCTCAACAAAAAACCCCGATTTAACATCTCCGGTGATAATCAACTTTCCTGGAAAGCGAACATTACCTGTAGAGTAGTCTATATTCCCATCTATCTTGTGTTCGTCTGAAACATCTAAACTTATCTCACCATTCGACGCTTCTTTACTGAGAAACTTTCCATCTATCTTTGATATTATTTTATTGTTATTTACTACTACGTTATTGCCAAGTTTTAGTTTTAAATCTTTCCCTTGAATACCTTCGATTTTTTCTCCGCGTACGGTTTTCCCAGGTTCTCCTATACTCGGAGGAATTATCTCTGCCAGTATGTCTCCACTTTTTACGATTATCAATTGGCTACTTTCTTTTAGGTCAACATAGCTATTTTCATTGTTGAGCTTTTCTACAATATTCTGCTGAAAGATTAACTGTGCATCTTTCCCAACCTTGGGGGGTATTCCATACGCGATAGGATATTCCTTATCATATTTGGGTTCAGAGACAATTTCTTCAATAACTTCTGGTTTTATCCCTACTACCAAACCTTTCTCTTTTAGGAAAGATTTTATTCCGCCAATAGTAGGTGGTCGTCCATCGTCTATTAGTTTTAAAGATGCCACCATACCATCTTCAGAGATTCGCAGATCATATTTAGCCATCTAGACTACCCCTCTTTCACCATAATATTACTTTCCCTTTCCAGTTATCGATCTTGTATCTGGAACTTGTAACGATGTTAAAATCTTGGGCTATTTCCTTTTTCATTAAGATGATTTGAGGTTTCAAATATTTCAAAAAGTTTAATCCAACATTTTCTAAAAGTTTTGCTGGAATATCTTGTGGAATTCTAAGCAAGTCTTTTTTGTAATATTTAAAGTATTTTTGAGTTAATTCTTCGCCAATTAACTCAACTAAACTCTTGTAATTTTTTTGCTTAGACTGTTCTTCATATCTTTTTGATTCATTCAAAGAAAAAGAACAACCACAGTAATTTTGACGGTAGATATTGTAAGTCTTACATATTGTTGCCGCCATATGAACTCCGTTATTGGACCTGAAATTTACATACTTAAAAGTAGGATTATCTTCTTTGCCTAAATCGTTCGTTATTTCTAAAATATCGCTGTGAGACTTTCGAGGGGAAGCAAGAAGAGTCGTTGAATACATAGAAAAATTCAACCGTTTAGCTTCAGCTTTCGCCTTTTCAAGCCTCAATTTCATGCATTCATAACATCTATTGAGGGTGTTTTCCTCATTTGCCGTGAGGCTGTTTTCCCTCCTTTTTATCTTTTCTAAAAACTTATCAGGTTCATAATCTCCTTCGTAGAGTTGAAAACCCCAAATATCACTTAACTTCTTAACCTCATTCAACCTTTTTGAATATTCTTGAGCAGGATAAATATTCGGGTTATAAAAAAACACAACGGGATCGTATCCCTGTTCTACTAATTTCCTATAAGAAACCGTTAGATCAGGTGCACAACAAACATGTAAGAAAATCTTCAAAATACTATCTTCCCTTCTATTTTTTCTATCGTAGAAGATGGAATACCAATTTTCCCCAGATCATCTAAAGAGTTTATACGTTTAATAGCCCTATACTCAATTATTTTCTGTGCTGATACTTTTCCTATTCCTGGCAAACTTTCTAATTCTTCACTAGATGCTTCATTTATATTTATTTTATCATCCACTATTTCATAAACAACCTCTGAAAGATAAATATAATCTTTAATATTTGAAAATGTTTTTTCTCCGATCCCAGAAACGTTCATAATGTCCTCTATTTCTCTAAAGCCTTTCTCTTGCCTATAATTTATGATAGCCTGTGCCTTGGCGGGTCCTATTCCAGGTAATCTGATCAACTCTTCAACTGATGCGGATAAAAGATCAATTTTATTTTCCTGCCAACGGTTAGATGCAGCTTCTTCACCCACCTGATATTGATCAAGAGCTAAAATCCCGAGTAAAAAGATTAAAATTATACTTAACACTGGGAAAAGAAGCTTTTTTCTCATTCGGTTTCTACTCCGCTAAAGTATATACCTTTAGTGAATCTGTCTTTTATACCCAAACCGGTTAACTCAAAAACAAGATCTTCATCCATGTTTCTCAAGTATGTTTGGGCTTCGTTATAATTGTCAAACAGCCCCACCAGTATAGACCAATAATCTTCGTTACTCTGTTGAAACTTACCGTTGAAGACAAAAGCAGGGATACCGCCTTGTCTTAAAGCCATAGTTGGGAACATAGCAGGAGCGGGAGTAGTGTATAGGTAAATTTGAATGGAAAATAGGTACTGCTCTTGCTTGCCTTCTTCTAAAGGATAGTCTGCACGATACAAGTAATACTTATCAGCATTTTTAAAAATAAAGTAAGATATATCGTTATTTAAGGCGTACAACGCCTCTTCGAAGACCTCACGCTGATCGTAAAAAATTCTTACCGCACCTTTATTGTACGGTTTTAACATAGTCAGTGAATTGTTCATCAACTGATGATAATCCAGTTCTTGAATGTTGTAACTCGCCCTAGCCATTGTGTTTCCAATCTCAATTTTTGGCAATACTAAGTCTTCTAACACAGCAGATTGAGAACTTGTTTCAACTTCATTTAAAACGTTGACTTGACTATTATCTAACTCTTCAATTTTAAGCTTAAGGTTATTCATCTGACTTTTTAAATATATAGT
It contains:
- a CDS encoding ComEA family DNA-binding protein codes for the protein MRKKLLFPVLSIILIFLLGILALDQYQVGEEAASNRWQENKIDLLSASVEELIRLPGIGPAKAQAIINYRQEKGFREIEDIMNVSGIGEKTFSNIKDYIYLSEVVYEIVDDKININEASSEELESLPGIGKVSAQKIIEYRAIKRINSLDDLGKIGIPSSTIEKIEGKIVF
- a CDS encoding DUF342 domain-containing protein, with the translated sequence MAKYDLRISEDGMVASLKLIDDGRPPTIGGIKSFLKEKGLVVGIKPEVIEEIVSEPKYDKEYPIAYGIPPKVGKDAQLIFQQNIVEKLNNENSYVDLKESSQLIIVKSGDILAEIIPPSIGEPGKTVRGEKIEGIQGKDLKLKLGNNVVVNNNKIISKIDGKFLSKEASNGEISLDVSDEHKIDGNIDYSTGNVRFPGKLIITGDVKSGFFVEATSYLEIKGVVESATVFCEGEANIFGIKGAGKSSIKAKILRCNYIENANVEAEEAIIVKTAIVNSNIKAGKHVIIEGGTGKISGGYTLATNLIEAEILGSEMGVRTVCEVGVLPDLNEELIKLEQKIALDTENLRKLSSIIKGIQILKEKGKADEKRIEYYRKCFNTYKILISELKTDKEKLEEIKNKIQSSRESAFIIAKKVVHPGTEIIIHKKKFIPTKPMTKVVFKLDGEEIVPHGYQEETNVPR
- a CDS encoding epoxyqueuosine reductase QueH, which encodes MKIFLHVCCAPDLTVSYRKLVEQGYDPVVFFYNPNIYPAQEYSKRLNEVKKLSDIWGFQLYEGDYEPDKFLEKIKRRENSLTANEENTLNRCYECMKLRLEKAKAEAKRLNFSMYSTTLLASPRKSHSDILEITNDLGKEDNPTFKYVNFRSNNGVHMAATICKTYNIYRQNYCGCSFSLNESKRYEEQSKQKNYKSLVELIGEELTQKYFKYYKKDLLRIPQDIPAKLLENVGLNFLKYLKPQIILMKKEIAQDFNIVTSSRYKIDNWKGKVILW